The following are from one region of the Alicyclobacillus fastidiosus genome:
- a CDS encoding Xaa-Pro aminopeptidase has translation MFDSSVFEARRVRFSETIADRSITVLFSGRAPHKSRDAVYHFHANRNFFYLTGVDRENAAVVFLKKDGTVRTTLFTEHVDATQEKWTGKRMRDDEATRRSGIEEIRDITELHGAIGGFLSDADYDVIYLDLEQNDWHQTQTIAHQFSRELAQRYPGLAVRNIHAPICRMRAVKDAHEVAAIREAIRITKLGVENLMSHAHGEVAEYELQAHFDFTLRSNGVSEHAFPSIIAGGERATILHYEENDQPVADGELVLLDLGAAHLHYSADISRTFPVNGKFTPRQKELYEVVLTAMEETIAAVKPGMSYPELNEVTKATLARECKRIGLIERDEQISNYYYHSVSHPLGLDTHDVHGRGYPIEVGSVITIEPGLYVAEEGIGIRIEDDILVTETGVENLSSDIIKSVADIEAFMANRR, from the coding sequence ATGTTTGACTCGAGCGTATTCGAAGCACGACGTGTTCGATTCTCTGAAACCATTGCCGATCGCTCTATCACCGTCCTATTTTCCGGGCGCGCGCCACACAAGTCGCGCGATGCCGTTTATCACTTCCACGCCAACCGCAACTTCTTCTACCTAACCGGCGTAGATCGTGAAAACGCAGCCGTGGTCTTCCTCAAAAAGGATGGTACGGTGCGCACCACGTTGTTTACGGAGCACGTGGATGCAACGCAGGAAAAGTGGACGGGTAAACGCATGCGCGACGACGAAGCAACTCGTAGATCTGGCATCGAGGAGATTCGAGATATCACCGAACTGCACGGCGCCATCGGTGGCTTTCTGTCGGACGCCGACTACGACGTCATCTACCTGGATCTCGAACAAAACGACTGGCATCAGACACAGACCATCGCGCATCAGTTCTCGCGCGAATTGGCACAGCGATATCCAGGGCTCGCGGTGCGCAATATCCACGCCCCAATCTGCCGTATGCGCGCAGTGAAGGATGCGCATGAAGTCGCTGCCATCCGCGAGGCGATTCGCATCACGAAACTTGGCGTCGAAAATCTCATGTCGCACGCGCACGGGGAAGTGGCCGAGTACGAATTACAGGCCCACTTCGATTTCACTTTGCGCTCCAACGGTGTATCCGAGCACGCATTTCCATCCATCATCGCAGGTGGCGAACGGGCGACTATTCTTCACTACGAAGAGAACGACCAACCCGTCGCGGACGGTGAACTGGTACTGCTGGACCTCGGAGCTGCACATTTGCACTACTCAGCAGATATCAGCAGAACCTTCCCTGTGAATGGAAAGTTCACACCGCGGCAAAAAGAGTTGTACGAGGTCGTGCTGACGGCGATGGAAGAGACCATCGCAGCCGTGAAGCCAGGCATGTCCTACCCAGAATTAAACGAAGTCACCAAGGCGACGCTCGCCCGTGAATGTAAGCGGATTGGACTCATCGAACGCGATGAGCAAATTAGCAACTACTATTACCACAGCGTGAGTCACCCATTGGGTCTCGACACACACGACGTACACGGCAGGGGCTACCCGATCGAGGTCGGCTCCGTCATCACCATTGAACCCGGGCTCTACGTTGCGGAAGAAGGCATTGGCATCCGCATCGAAGACGACATTCTCGTCACTGAAACCGGCGTCGAAAACCTGTCTTCTGACATTATCAAGTCCGTCGCCGATATCGAAGCGTTTATGGCAAACCGCCGCTAA
- a CDS encoding MFS transporter: MKRWGIGLLIGLGILINYFDRTNLSVAQQPISNLYHLNSAQMGIILSSFGWSYALFQIPIGALLDKIGVKWLVRVGTLIWSLATFMTAIVSGMGLLILSRVILGAAEAPAFPAASKATGYWFPVRERGLATSIFDAAAKFSNVIGTPLIAWAVFVWGWKGGFWLTGILSLFYLALYWIFYRDPKDAKLSAEEEKLLREGGAQQVGTAPGGYGKNLLFVLSQRKIWGLTLGFTAYGYSFYLFLTWLPGYLEKQMHMTILKSGWYTAGPWLIATITDLVIGGWLVDHLVKRGHDSTRVRKTILVIGMILGLAVIPAAFTNNPNAAVCWIAVALGGLAFSAPIGWSIPSLIAPRGTVGTVGSVINFFNNLMSIVAPIVTGFVVDWTGSFETAFIIAGIVLVLGILSYVLLLGKIEPIQSPFEDRDKVSA, from the coding sequence ATGAAACGATGGGGAATAGGTCTCCTCATTGGCTTGGGGATTCTCATCAACTACTTCGACCGGACGAATTTGTCCGTCGCGCAACAGCCAATTTCCAACCTCTATCACTTGAATAGCGCTCAAATGGGCATTATTCTCTCGTCCTTCGGTTGGTCTTACGCACTCTTTCAAATTCCGATTGGGGCCCTACTCGACAAGATCGGCGTCAAATGGCTGGTCCGCGTGGGTACCCTCATCTGGTCACTTGCTACGTTTATGACAGCGATTGTAAGCGGCATGGGCCTTCTCATTTTGTCCCGCGTCATCCTGGGTGCGGCGGAAGCGCCTGCATTCCCTGCTGCCTCCAAGGCGACAGGCTACTGGTTCCCTGTCCGTGAACGGGGACTCGCTACGTCGATTTTCGATGCCGCTGCCAAATTTTCAAACGTCATTGGCACGCCCTTAATCGCATGGGCCGTCTTTGTTTGGGGATGGAAAGGCGGATTCTGGCTCACAGGGATTTTGAGCCTGTTCTACCTCGCACTGTACTGGATTTTTTATCGGGATCCAAAGGACGCAAAGCTGTCCGCAGAAGAGGAGAAGCTGCTTCGCGAAGGCGGTGCGCAGCAGGTTGGCACAGCGCCTGGCGGCTACGGAAAGAACCTGCTGTTCGTTCTCTCGCAACGTAAAATCTGGGGATTGACACTCGGCTTTACGGCGTACGGTTATTCGTTTTACCTGTTCCTGACCTGGTTGCCTGGTTACTTGGAAAAACAGATGCACATGACGATTCTCAAGTCCGGTTGGTACACTGCTGGCCCATGGCTCATCGCGACTATCACCGACTTGGTCATCGGCGGTTGGCTGGTCGATCACCTCGTCAAGCGCGGCCACGACTCGACGCGCGTTCGGAAGACGATTCTCGTCATTGGCATGATTTTAGGTCTGGCCGTCATCCCGGCCGCCTTTACGAACAACCCGAATGCGGCAGTATGCTGGATCGCGGTTGCACTGGGTGGACTAGCCTTCTCCGCCCCGATCGGCTGGAGTATCCCGTCACTGATCGCTCCACGAGGCACCGTCGGCACGGTCGGCAGCGTCATCAACTTTTTCAACAACCTGATGAGCATCGTCGCTCCAATCGTGACTGGCTTTGTGGTCGACTGGACCGGATCGTTCGAAACCGCGTTTATCATCGCAGGCATTGTGCTGGTCCTCGGCATCTTGTCCTACGTCCTGTTGCTCGGTAAAATCGAGCCTATCCAGTCACCTTTTGAAGACCGTGACAAGGTCAGCGCGTAA